The genomic interval GCCCGAACGACGGATCCTGGTCTCCCCACACGAACAGAGTCGGCGCCAAGATCTCGCCCACCTTCATCGATGGGATGAGTATCTCGCGCGGCAAGACCCGATACCAGTTCAGCGCCGCCGACAACGCGCCGGGGGACTCCATGCGCTGCGAATAGTGATGCGCCTGATGCGTCGGCAGGCCACTGGTCACTGCCTGCCAAGCGGGACCACCGGGACTGAACAGGAACTCGCTCACCCGGGGTATCTGGAACAGGCCCATGTACCAGGACTTGAAGGCTTGAGTGCTGCTCAGCATGACCGACCGCATCGCGGCTGGGTGAGGAGTCGACACCGAGGTCAGTGTCAGCACGCGGTCCGGCCATTCCGACGCGACTGCCCAAGCCACAGCTCCACCCCAGTTGTGCCCCACTACGTGAGCCTTCTCCACCTTGGCGGCATCGAGCAGGGCGATCACGTCCTCCGCCGTTTCGCGCGTTCGGTAGCTAGCCACGGAGCTCGGGCGCGCTCTTGGGGAGTACCCACGCTGGTTCGGGGCTAGTGTCCTGAAGCCGACTTCGTGCAGCTGCGGGACGACCGCGTCCCATGCCGTGGAGTCCTGCGGGAAGCCGTGTAGCAGAACGACAGGTATCCCGTCCTGCGGACCCTCGTCCCGCACGTCGAACACCAACCCGCCCCGAGCGAACGTCCGCATGACTCAACACTAGAGCGTCCGGTCATCACGTCCTCGCATCGAGCCCGAGCCAAGCGCGGAGGCGAGGATTCGCGACCGATCAGCGTGGCGGGGTGTCGGGGTGACAAACTCGGTGCGTGAACAGGACGGCACAGCAACACCCGCGCATTCGCCGCAGTCCATCGTCCCGGACTCGCCGCAATTCGAGGCTCGTCGCCCTCGCGCTCGTCGCGGCGATGGGCCTCGCGACCGCTTGCGGGACCGCTGCTGTGGGAACCCGCAGCACCACGGTGCGAGCCCTCTGGTACGGGCAACAGCCCGATGGCAGCTACGCCCATGGTGTTACCCCAGTGGAGATCTCCGACGAGTTCACCACCGGCGGCTCTGATTTCAGCGTTGACCTGACCGGCTTGGAATCCGCGGGCACCGGCGACTACTGGAACGCCGCGGCTTGGTCGGCCGCGACGCTTGGCGCCCTGGCGTCAGACGTCGATCCTCGCGGCTGGTCGGTGAGCTTCAACACCAGCGAGAAGATCGATGGCCCGTCCGCCGGCGGTCTGATGACGCTGGCCGTCACAGCGGATTTGGCACAGGTCTCGGTACCGGAAGACGTTTCGATGACCGGCACGATCATGCCCGGGGGCGGGCTCGGCCAGGTGAGCGGCATCCCGGAGAAGATCCGGGCCGCCGCGGAAGCACGGATCACCAAAGTCTTCATCCCGATGGGTCAGCGGATGAGCCTGGACCCAGTCTCAGGCGAGAACATCGACGTAGTTGACGAGGGCCGTTCGCTCGGGGTTGAAGTCAAGGAGGTCGCGTCGGTTTGGGACGCCTACAGACAACTCATCGGAAACGTGGACCCTGGAGCGAAAGCGGATCCCGAACCCATAGACCAGGACCTTGCCAAGCTGCTTGGTTCCACAACAAAGTCTGTGAGCGCACGCCTGTCCAAACTCAAGATCGCGCACGCTCCGACCACGGGAACCAGAGCCAGGCGCGAAGCGGTCGTCAACGCCGTCGCTCGCGGCCGCCGGTCAGCGGCAAAGGCTCTGTCGAAAGGCAAGCCGATCCCTGCCTTCGCGGACGCCGCTCTGGCCGAGCACACGGCCAGGACCTGGAACGCGACTGCGGCAGCGATACCCGTCGCGGAGGACGACCCGCGACGCGAGGTGACCGAGTTGACCCAGTGGGCCAATGCCCTTGAATCCCAAGCCGAAGCGGCGCTGCGAAAGGCTTCTCTGACGCCCCCGGAGTTCCTTGAGCAGCTCACGACTCTTCCGGACGCGCTCACTTGGGCCGACGGGGCAATCATCACGATTCACACCGTCAAGTCGGTCCTGACGGGCCAGGACGTTGACGCCGCGACACTGGTCAATGCCGCCGCCGAGCTAGCACAGGCCCAGTACGACTTGGACGTGTTCTCACCGACTTGGATTCAGGCGGCCATGTTGACGGGGCACACACCGATACCCAATTCCAGCGACGCGACAGGCTTCCTCAACTCCTACGCTGACCTACTCGCGCAAGCTTCCCAGGCCAACATGTCCTACTACAAGCAGACCGCAGAGGCGCTGAAGATGTCGGCTATCCCGTACGACGTGGATTGGGTGACAGCCGCAGCCGGACGCTGGGACGCGGTACGCCAGGCCGAATCCTGGCCCCAGGTGGCCATCAAGCTCGCGACGGCCATTTCGTCGATGGTCTACAGCGCGGATCTGGTTGGAAGCCTCGGCGCTGTGGTGGATGACAGCGGAATGATCAACGCCGAAGGGCTCGTCCAGATTCGTGACCTGGTGGCACTCGACTCGCAGTCGACGCTCGCGCGCGACGAGGGTGTCCGCCTGGTGCGCGGGCTGGCCGGGGCGAAGCTGGATCCAAGCTACGCGCGCTGGAATAACGAGTATGGCTACGCCGTCTTCCACCTGCCGGACTCGGCGAGTATCACAGATCAGGAGCGACGCGAAGGCCTCGCCTACCAGTGGTACGCCAACCTCAACGCCCAGTTGCTCAGCGCCCTGAATAGGTCGTTCCAGAAGTAGCGGCCGCTCACGACCATCCGCGACTGGGTAGAAGGCCGGGCGCGTAGGTGGCAGACTCAACGCGTGAAGTGGACCGGACGCAAGCGCCACCTCAAGTCTCGCCGCGGGCGTCCGGGCCAGAAGCGCGCGACGGCCGGATTCGCGGCTCTCGCCCTGGCGGCGTCGCTCGGACTTGCGACCGCATGCGGTCCCTTTGGTTCCGGTCCCGATGAGATCGACGAAGTCACGGTGCGAGCCCTTTGGTTCGGCCTGCAGTCCCATGGAGGCTACGAGCACGGGGTAACCCGCGTTGTAGTCACCGGCTTCCACACGCCGGGCAGCTCCGAGTTCAAGGTCGACCTCAGCGAGTTCGAAGCCGCCGGAACCGTGGAGTTCTTGAAATCCTCCGCGTGGACTGCCGCGACCCTGGCGGCCTTGGCGTCTGCGATCGATCCTCGCGGCTGGTCGATCAAGTTCCACACGGACGAGAGAATCGAAGGACCTTCCGCTGGGGGCCTGCTCACTCTGGCCTCAAGCGCGGCGTTCGCCAACACATCAGTACCTGACAACGTCTCGATGACCGGCGCGATCCTGCCAGGGGGTGGGCTCGGCCATGTGGGCGGCATCCCGGAGAAGATCCGCGCCGCAGCCGAAGCCGGGATAACAACAGTTCTGATCCCCGTAGGTCAGCGAACCAGCATGGATCCCGTGACGGGCGGAAGCATTGACGTGATCAAAGAGGGCCGATCCCTTGGTGTGGATGTCCGCGAGGCGAGGTCTGTGTGGGACGCGTACGGGCAGCTCGTCGGGAAATTTGGCGATTGGCCGGCTAAGGAGCCGGGGCCCATGGACCCGGACCTCGCCAAGCTTCTCAGGTCTCGCACCAAGTCGGCGCTAGACCGTCTGTCAGCACTCAAGATCGCTCCAGCTCCGACCGACGCGACCAAGGCCAGGCGTCGGAACCTTGTCTCGGCCGTCGAGCGCGATCGGCGATCCGCGTCCAGGAACCTGGCGGCCGGGAAACTGACGGAAGCTGCCGCGGACGCGACAGTGGCGGAGCGCTCGGTCTTAACCTGGAACGCCACGGCCGCGGCGATACCTGGGGCTCACTCCGAGCCGGGGCGCCAGTTCACGGACACCATGGACTTGGCGGACTCCCTGGAGTCACAGGCCGAATCAGCCCTGGAAGAAGCTTCCCAAACGCCCGCGCGATTCATGGAGCAGCTCACCACGATCCCCGACGCCCTGACCCTGGCCAATGACGCCATCACCTCAGTTCGCGCGATCCAAGGGAACCTGTCCAAGGGACAGGACCCGGTTGTCAAGGCAGCGACACTGGTCAACGCGGCCGCTGAGCTGGAACAGGTCCGGTTCGACCTTGAGGTGAACCTGCCCACTTGGCTGCGCGCGGCAGTGGTCACGGGCCATGCGCCGATCCCCAACCGGCGCGACGCGCGCGAGTTCCTCAACTCATACGCGGATTTCCTCGCTCAAGCGGCCCTAGCCAACTTGGCCTACTACGAGCAGACAGCCAAATCGTCCAACAGCCCGGCGATTCCGTTCGACGAAGCGTGGACGAAGGTCGAACTCCAGCGCTGGTCTGAAGTAAAGGATGCGACTTCCTGGCCCCAAGTGTCCATCAAGCTCGCCACCGCCATTTCGGCTCTGAGTGCTGGCGCCGACCTCGTCGCCAGCACTGGCACTGTCGTCGACGACAGCGGCACGATCAACGCTGAGGGGCTCATTGAGATTCGTGACATAGCGACACTCAAGCATCAATCAGATCTGGCTCTCGCCGAGGGTGCTGACCAATCCCGCTGGCTCGCCGGAGCGGACTTGGATCCGAGCTACTCGCGGATGACCAACGAATACGGCCACGCGGTATTCACCCTGCCTACCGAAGCGAACATCGCCGATCAAGAGCGACGCCGTGGCCTCGTGTACCAATGGTACGGAAACATCAACGCGCAGCTCCTGCTCGCGCTGAGCGAGTCGTTCAAGAAGTAGCGGCGACTGCCGACCTGGGCGGAGCGTAGCTTGGCGGGCGCGGAGGCGAGCCAGCGCGGGACTCATCTGTCCGTTTTGTCGGGTTCCTGTGCAGCGATCGACCCGGAATGGTCGCTAAGAACGGGAACGCCGGGCCGGTAGCAACCATAACGGGCAGATTGGCGAGGCGTGCCGGTTCGGGCACGGCGAACCAGTCCAGTTACGACACCCCGCCCGACTCCGAAGGACCACGTAACCCAGCGACCTCCGGCGCCTGGCCACCAGCCATCCCCAGGGGGTAGCGGAACTTCGCGAACCGTCACCCACGCCAGCGCCGACAAGGCCACGGCGACACTCCGTCGGCCGTCCACAGCCGGGACACTCCCGGACATTGAGGATCCCGAGGTCGCCGGACGGGAATGACGCTCGACCGTGGAGCCTCAGTCCTTGGCATCCAACCGTTCGACCCGTTGGCCGGTCAGGGACGCGATGAGGTCGAAGTCCTTGTCCACGTGCAGGACGGTGAGGCTGTTGAGCTCGGCCGTCGCCGCCACGACGAGATCGGGGATCGACGGGGCGCGATGCTGTCCACGGTCGGCCAGAAGTGACTGGACCTCGAAAGCTCGGTCCTCAATCGCCGGGGTCAGATACTCCACCGTCAGGTTGGCCAGTGGTGGCGACCGGAACTCACTGCGCAGGATGAGCCCGGATCGCGCCGAGAATCCGACCTCGAGTCGGGTCAGTGCGCACATATGCACTAGGCCGCGTTCGATCCTGGTCGCCCACTCATCCGCCCGCGCGCTGCGGGCGAGACGGACCAGCGCTGACTTGTCAATGAGCCACTCAATCAAGACCATGCCTGCCTCGACGTGGACGGATCCGCTAGGTCCTCGAACGTCGATGAGAACCGCTCCAGGTCTGCCGCAACCACCGAGGACGTAGATCGGTCGACCCATTGGGCCAGGCCCCGGCGAACTAGCTCGCTGCGGGAAAGTCCAAGCCGAGCAGCTCGGGCATCGATCGCAGACAGCACACGTTCCGGAACGGTCCGGATCAGCACGTCGGACATGACACGCCTCCAGTAGGTGATATCCAAGGATATCACCTACCACGGCGGCGCCCCACGCACCAGCCGCGAGGTCAGGGCGTGTGTCCCGGGGGGTCGGGACCAGTCCCCCACTTCGTGGGGGGACCCCCCGCGGAGTGGGGGAGGGGACCCCCAGCGTGAGGCTTGCAGCTGCGGGGACGACCTGCGGGGGGCACCCGGCATGGCTCGAGTCCGGAAGGCTTCAGTCCACTGGCGTCGGCATGCGCTTCGACGAGATGCGACCGACGCCATCGGCGCTGTGTCCCAGATGTACAGGAAGACCAGGGCACCGAGGTATGGCAAGACGATAGCCACCATTCCCGTACCAGACCCGGTGCCGTCGGCAGTATGCGGCACTATGACAGATCGCGCACCCGAAGCCCAAGGCGAGAATCGTGACCGTCAAGCCCCTTTCCGCTTGGGCGCCTCATCCTTGTTCTGCCCAGAGAAGCGCCTGAAGTCGATGCTGCCAGGGCTGCCGCCGGCGTATCCATGGGTTTGGGAGTCAGCGGACTTGGGCAGGAGCGGGGGCAGGAGCGGGGGCGGGGGCGGAAGCGAGCCAGCGCGGGACTCATCTGTCC from Candidatus Nanopelagicales bacterium carries:
- a CDS encoding alpha/beta hydrolase, with the translated sequence MRTFARGGLVFDVRDEGPQDGIPVVLLHGFPQDSTAWDAVVPQLHEVGFRTLAPNQRGYSPRARPSSVASYRTRETAEDVIALLDAAKVEKAHVVGHNWGGAVAWAVASEWPDRVLTLTSVSTPHPAAMRSVMLSSTQAFKSWYMGLFQIPRVSEFLFSPGGPAWQAVTSGLPTHQAHHYSQRMESPGALSAALNWYRVLPREILIPSMKVGEILAPTLFVWGDQDPSFGRAATEKTAEFVTGKYLFTILPGVGHWVPETAPELLAQAVLAHIQRTEI
- a CDS encoding S16 family serine protease; this encodes MNRTAQQHPRIRRSPSSRTRRNSRLVALALVAAMGLATACGTAAVGTRSTTVRALWYGQQPDGSYAHGVTPVEISDEFTTGGSDFSVDLTGLESAGTGDYWNAAAWSAATLGALASDVDPRGWSVSFNTSEKIDGPSAGGLMTLAVTADLAQVSVPEDVSMTGTIMPGGGLGQVSGIPEKIRAAAEARITKVFIPMGQRMSLDPVSGENIDVVDEGRSLGVEVKEVASVWDAYRQLIGNVDPGAKADPEPIDQDLAKLLGSTTKSVSARLSKLKIAHAPTTGTRARREAVVNAVARGRRSAAKALSKGKPIPAFADAALAEHTARTWNATAAAIPVAEDDPRREVTELTQWANALESQAEAALRKASLTPPEFLEQLTTLPDALTWADGAIITIHTVKSVLTGQDVDAATLVNAAAELAQAQYDLDVFSPTWIQAAMLTGHTPIPNSSDATGFLNSYADLLAQASQANMSYYKQTAEALKMSAIPYDVDWVTAAAGRWDAVRQAESWPQVAIKLATAISSMVYSADLVGSLGAVVDDSGMINAEGLVQIRDLVALDSQSTLARDEGVRLVRGLAGAKLDPSYARWNNEYGYAVFHLPDSASITDQERREGLAYQWYANLNAQLLSALNRSFQK
- a CDS encoding S16 family serine protease, yielding MKWTGRKRHLKSRRGRPGQKRATAGFAALALAASLGLATACGPFGSGPDEIDEVTVRALWFGLQSHGGYEHGVTRVVVTGFHTPGSSEFKVDLSEFEAAGTVEFLKSSAWTAATLAALASAIDPRGWSIKFHTDERIEGPSAGGLLTLASSAAFANTSVPDNVSMTGAILPGGGLGHVGGIPEKIRAAAEAGITTVLIPVGQRTSMDPVTGGSIDVIKEGRSLGVDVREARSVWDAYGQLVGKFGDWPAKEPGPMDPDLAKLLRSRTKSALDRLSALKIAPAPTDATKARRRNLVSAVERDRRSASRNLAAGKLTEAAADATVAERSVLTWNATAAAIPGAHSEPGRQFTDTMDLADSLESQAESALEEASQTPARFMEQLTTIPDALTLANDAITSVRAIQGNLSKGQDPVVKAATLVNAAAELEQVRFDLEVNLPTWLRAAVVTGHAPIPNRRDAREFLNSYADFLAQAALANLAYYEQTAKSSNSPAIPFDEAWTKVELQRWSEVKDATSWPQVSIKLATAISALSAGADLVASTGTVVDDSGTINAEGLIEIRDIATLKHQSDLALAEGADQSRWLAGADLDPSYSRMTNEYGHAVFTLPTEANIADQERRRGLVYQWYGNINAQLLLALSESFKK
- a CDS encoding PIN domain nuclease; the encoded protein is MVLIEWLIDKSALVRLARSARADEWATRIERGLVHMCALTRLEVGFSARSGLILRSEFRSPPLANLTVEYLTPAIEDRAFEVQSLLADRGQHRAPSIPDLVVAATAELNSLTVLHVDKDFDLIASLTGQRVERLDAKD
- a CDS encoding ribbon-helix-helix domain-containing protein, whose amino-acid sequence is MSDVLIRTVPERVLSAIDARAARLGLSRSELVRRGLAQWVDRSTSSVVAADLERFSSTFEDLADPSTSRQAWS